Proteins from a single region of Acidobacteriota bacterium:
- a CDS encoding cyanophycinase — protein sequence MNRFTPFAIPLLVLLFILLSADTHAQAQKDFEYHVIGSSLDVKTKPTGGLALLGGGTDVDAAFQWMIERSGGGDFVVLRASGTSAYNPYINKLGKVDSVETLIIKSREVASDPFVIEKIRNAEALFIAGGDQGNYINFWKGTPVQTAIQSLVEKHAPIGGTSAGLAVLGEFLFPALKDTVTSKDALANPFHERVILDKNFLALPHLGNLITDSHFVERDRMGRLLVFLARMKSDGWAKTLRAIAIDRETAVLIDAQGQATLGGKNTAYFLNVSTKPERMKAGDPLTYRNISVYRLNPEGTFNLKKWQGTGGTSYRISVENGVLMTTQPDNRVY from the coding sequence ATGAATCGATTCACGCCTTTCGCAATTCCACTGCTCGTCCTGCTTTTCATTTTGTTATCAGCTGACACACACGCCCAGGCGCAAAAAGATTTCGAGTATCACGTCATCGGGAGTTCGCTTGACGTCAAAACCAAACCGACAGGTGGGCTTGCGTTACTGGGCGGCGGCACGGATGTTGACGCGGCTTTTCAATGGATGATTGAACGTTCCGGTGGCGGCGATTTCGTGGTGCTTCGCGCTTCGGGAACTTCTGCTTACAACCCTTATATCAATAAACTCGGCAAAGTCGATTCGGTTGAAACTTTGATTATCAAATCCCGCGAAGTGGCAAGTGACCCGTTTGTCATTGAAAAGATTCGCAATGCCGAGGCGTTATTCATCGCGGGCGGTGATCAGGGCAACTACATCAACTTCTGGAAAGGCACGCCGGTGCAAACGGCGATTCAATCTCTGGTCGAAAAACATGCGCCGATTGGCGGCACCAGCGCCGGGCTTGCCGTGCTTGGCGAATTTCTCTTCCCGGCTTTAAAAGACACTGTCACCTCAAAAGACGCGCTCGCCAATCCCTTCCATGAACGGGTGATTTTAGATAAAAATTTTCTTGCCTTACCGCACCTTGGAAATCTCATCACCGATTCGCATTTTGTTGAACGCGACCGCATGGGACGATTGCTTGTGTTTCTGGCGCGAATGAAAAGTGACGGGTGGGCAAAAACCCTGCGAGCAATTGCCATCGACCGCGAAACCGCGGTGTTGATCGACGCGCAGGGGCAAGCCACTTTAGGTGGTAAAAATACTGCCTATTTTCTCAACGTTTCGACTAAACCCGAACGGATGAAAGCGGGCGACCCACTGACCTATCGCAATATTTCCGTCTATCGACTGAACCCGGAGGGCACCTTCAATCTGAAAAAATGGCAGGGCACGGGCGGCACCAGTTATCGCATATCGGTCGAAAACGGGGTGTTGATGACTACCCAACCCGATAATCGTGTGTATTAG
- the ndk gene encoding nucleoside-diphosphate kinase, producing the protein MERTLVLIKPDAIQRGLAGQILSRFEAKGLKIAGIKFMSLSDGLLQEHYSHLVDKPFFGGIKSFMQLTPVIALCLEGLDAVETVRNMCGITKARAAAPGTIRGDWAMSIQANLVHASDSLETAANEVPRFFKADELFEYDSATTVTIYSADEIK; encoded by the coding sequence ATGGAAAGAACTTTAGTATTAATTAAACCCGACGCCATTCAACGCGGACTTGCGGGACAAATTTTATCGAGATTTGAAGCCAAAGGATTAAAAATCGCCGGGATTAAATTCATGTCTTTAAGCGACGGTTTACTTCAGGAACATTACAGCCATCTGGTTGATAAACCGTTTTTCGGCGGCATCAAAAGTTTCATGCAACTGACGCCGGTCATCGCGCTTTGTCTGGAAGGCTTGGACGCCGTGGAAACCGTGCGCAATATGTGCGGCATTACCAAAGCCCGCGCCGCCGCCCCCGGCACGATTCGCGGCGACTGGGCGATGAGCATTCAAGCCAATCTGGTTCATGCTTCCGATTCACTGGAAACCGCCGCCAACGAAGTGCCGCGATTTTTTAAAGCCGATGAGTTATTTGAATATGATTCGGCAACGACAGTGACCATCTATTCCGCCGACGAAATCAAATAG
- a CDS encoding sigma-70 family RNA polymerase sigma factor encodes MSCQLQMSRTLEHFTDEELLPLMATGDLVAFEMIYERRQPSVYRFALRMSGSETLAEDVTQDVFIALMRDAYQFDPTRGSLSTYLYGITRNRVLKRLERDKNFVAMPDDDEADSGSIDERMICRQDPLADFTRNQVIDAVRQAVLALPTHYREVIILCNLHEMNYEEAASIIGCAVGTVRSRLSRARELLMKKLQTTADIETTTSSSIPARYVL; translated from the coding sequence GTGAGTTGCCAATTACAGATGAGCCGAACGCTTGAACACTTCACAGACGAAGAGCTATTGCCGCTGATGGCGACCGGCGACCTGGTGGCTTTCGAGATGATTTATGAACGACGGCAACCGAGCGTCTACCGCTTTGCCCTGCGCATGAGCGGCAGCGAAACGCTTGCCGAAGATGTGACGCAGGATGTCTTTATTGCCCTGATGCGCGATGCTTATCAATTTGACCCGACGCGCGGTTCGCTGTCCACCTATCTGTATGGCATCACCCGCAATCGCGTGTTGAAACGATTGGAGCGGGATAAAAATTTTGTCGCGATGCCCGATGATGACGAAGCGGACAGTGGTTCGATTGATGAACGCATGATTTGCCGACAAGACCCGCTTGCCGATTTCACCCGCAATCAGGTGATTGACGCGGTGAGGCAAGCTGTGCTCGCGCTGCCGACGCATTACCGCGAAGTCATCATTTTGTGCAATCTGCATGAGATGAATTATGAAGAAGCCGCCAGCATCATCGGCTGTGCGGTCGGAACCGTGCGTTCCAGATTATCGCGCGCCCGCGAATTGTTGATGAAAAAATTGCAGACAACTGCGGACATTGAAACCACGACCAGCAGTTCCATTCCTGCGAGGTACGTATTATGA
- a CDS encoding RNA polymerase sigma factor has product MVASKTTNQRNQPVEDAAFAGDENSGSLTIDGNTSGENPTAQQFLLIDDWVRRSVDGDTEAFALLVRHFSQRVFNIIGSFFRRRDVIEDVAQEVFTRVYFSLGTFTRGRSFDAWIARITVNACYNHFRSERRHQEKRVMPSAETENEWYELQMIEAAHTLFLSDERRREAIDIAERLLAKLEPEDRLILMLLDRDGHSIQELSEILGWGKSKIKTRAFRARRVLRSLMKRLLLSAENARKRQAANYFETIEEQITTKH; this is encoded by the coding sequence ATGGTCGCATCAAAAACCACAAACCAGCGCAACCAACCGGTAGAAGATGCGGCATTCGCGGGTGATGAAAATTCCGGTTCTTTGACAATTGACGGTAATACTTCGGGTGAAAACCCCACCGCTCAACAATTCCTCCTCATTGATGATTGGGTTAGGCGTTCTGTCGATGGGGATACGGAGGCTTTTGCATTACTGGTGCGCCATTTCAGCCAGAGAGTCTTCAACATTATCGGCAGTTTCTTTCGTCGGCGTGATGTGATCGAAGATGTGGCGCAAGAGGTTTTTACGCGGGTCTATTTTTCGCTCGGTACGTTTACCCGCGGACGGTCGTTTGACGCCTGGATTGCCAGAATCACCGTGAACGCCTGTTATAATCATTTTCGCTCTGAACGTCGCCATCAGGAAAAACGTGTGATGCCCTCAGCCGAAACCGAAAACGAATGGTACGAATTGCAGATGATTGAAGCGGCACACACACTTTTTTTAAGCGATGAACGACGACGCGAAGCAATCGATATTGCCGAACGCTTGCTTGCAAAACTCGAACCCGAAGATCGCCTGATTTTGATGCTCCTGGATAGAGACGGGCATTCCATTCAAGAGCTATCGGAGATTTTGGGTTGGGGCAAATCGAAAATCAAAACCCGCGCCTTTAGAGCGCGGCGAGTTTTGCGTTCATTGATGAAGCGGCTGTTGCTGAGCGCCGAAAACGCTCGCAAACGACAAGCGGCAAATTATTTTGAAACCATTGAAGAACAAATAACGACTAAGCACTGA
- a CDS encoding DUF5666 domain-containing protein: MVDKLFKIMLSIALAVLFNVAIQPDSFSQAPQGRRGSPPNFDPAKQLAGKVVEISGNTFKVKNREDEELTFTVTDKTVYAYNREAATLSAFKTDDFVMALGARDANGQFVAERVMGGDRPPMGPPGGRGGRFNGVGGEVTAIDAATGTITVKNFQGDSQTILVTAQTTFNRNRQSATLADFKVGDHARAEGAKNDSGQFVATRIFGGDQKPGK, translated from the coding sequence ATGGTAGACAAATTATTCAAAATCATGCTCAGTATCGCGCTGGCAGTTCTTTTTAATGTCGCAATTCAACCTGACAGTTTTTCCCAAGCCCCTCAGGGTCGTCGCGGCAGCCCGCCCAATTTCGACCCGGCAAAACAGCTTGCCGGTAAAGTCGTAGAAATCAGCGGCAACACATTTAAAGTAAAAAACCGTGAAGACGAAGAACTGACGTTCACCGTCACCGACAAAACGGTTTATGCATACAATCGTGAAGCGGCGACGCTCTCCGCGTTCAAAACAGATGATTTCGTAATGGCACTCGGCGCGCGCGATGCCAACGGACAATTCGTGGCTGAAAGAGTAATGGGTGGCGACCGTCCCCCGATGGGACCTCCAGGCGGTCGCGGCGGACGGTTCAATGGTGTTGGCGGCGAAGTCACCGCCATTGATGCGGCAACCGGAACCATCACCGTCAAAAATTTTCAAGGCGATAGTCAGACCATACTGGTCACTGCCCAGACGACATTCAATCGCAATCGTCAAAGCGCGACTTTAGCCGATTTCAAAGTCGGCGACCATGCGCGAGCCGAAGGCGCGAAAAACGACAGCGGTCAATTTGTCGCCACGCGCATTTTCGGCGGCGACCAGAAGCCGGGCAAATAG
- a CDS encoding glycoside hydrolase family 3 N-terminal domain-containing protein: MRNLKLRILFNRTFIFFLAVFIFLPLFDSQTTTQANSDEAKWVERTLKSLSLRERIGQMIVVSAVSEFANTSGERFQEIQKQIVENKVGGIIVSWGSVNEIAAMTNEFQRLAKIPLLISSDMERGLRMRSRNGTPFTTAMGVAATGDPNAAYTQGKIVAQEMRAIGVNWLYAPVADINNNADNPVINIRSFGEDPKRVAEFVAAFTRGARDGGALSTAKHFPGHGDTATDSHIGLPTINADRARLDLVELAPFRSAIAAGVDSIMVAHIALPRVAGDEMPATLSPKLSSELLRRDLNFQGIIVTDALGMGAIVKGFPNGAAAVQAIKAGADVALMPPDPKAAIDAIEAAVKNGDITEARINESVRRLLKAKYKLGLAKQRFVDLAAVNRLVERPENVQQATRITEMSMTVLRNKNQMLPLDIESANRTLFVVLAADDDVEEGRAFIPQIQQRSNRAKIIRLDPRATADEYRVAIDEAMKAENVIIAPFVKRAASKGTVALPETQAHFVRRMIDLAKPVAVIAFGSPYLIRQFPNAPVYLVTYAIEENVQIAAARALFGETAIKGHLPVSIPNLFEHGAGLEVGVKKSTAAN; the protein is encoded by the coding sequence ATGAGAAACCTGAAATTACGAATTTTATTCAACCGGACGTTTATCTTTTTTTTAGCCGTCTTCATTTTTTTACCGCTTTTCGATTCGCAAACCACGACTCAGGCAAATTCCGATGAAGCGAAATGGGTCGAGCGCACTTTGAAATCGCTCTCCTTGCGCGAACGCATCGGACAGATGATTGTGGTCTCTGCGGTCAGTGAATTTGCCAACACCAGCGGCGAACGATTCCAGGAAATTCAAAAACAGATTGTTGAAAATAAAGTTGGCGGCATCATCGTCAGTTGGGGCAGCGTCAACGAAATCGCTGCAATGACCAATGAATTTCAACGCCTGGCAAAAATTCCTCTGCTTATCTCTTCGGATATGGAACGAGGACTCAGAATGCGCAGTCGCAACGGCACGCCGTTTACAACCGCGATGGGCGTCGCCGCAACCGGCGACCCGAATGCCGCCTACACCCAGGGAAAAATCGTCGCCCAGGAGATGCGCGCCATCGGCGTGAATTGGCTTTACGCGCCGGTCGCCGACATCAATAACAATGCCGATAATCCGGTCATCAACATTCGCAGTTTTGGCGAAGACCCGAAACGGGTTGCGGAATTCGTCGCCGCTTTCACGCGAGGCGCGCGCGATGGCGGCGCGCTTTCGACCGCCAAACATTTTCCAGGGCATGGCGATACGGCGACCGATTCGCATATCGGATTGCCGACCATCAACGCCGACCGCGCGCGGCTGGATTTGGTAGAACTTGCGCCTTTTCGTTCGGCAATCGCTGCCGGTGTCGATTCGATTATGGTCGCGCACATCGCTTTGCCGCGCGTTGCCGGTGACGAAATGCCCGCGACCCTTTCGCCGAAACTTTCAAGCGAACTGCTGAGACGCGATTTGAATTTTCAAGGCATCATCGTCACTGATGCTTTGGGAATGGGCGCAATCGTTAAAGGTTTTCCAAATGGCGCGGCAGCCGTGCAGGCAATCAAAGCGGGCGCAGATGTCGCGTTGATGCCGCCAGACCCGAAAGCCGCGATTGATGCCATCGAAGCGGCGGTGAAAAACGGCGACATCACAGAAGCGCGCATCAATGAATCGGTGCGCCGGTTGCTCAAAGCGAAATATAAACTCGGACTTGCAAAACAACGCTTCGTTGATTTAGCGGCGGTCAATCGTCTGGTTGAACGACCGGAAAATGTGCAGCAAGCCACCCGTATCACCGAAATGTCGATGACGGTGCTGAGAAATAAAAATCAGATGTTGCCGCTTGATATTGAAAGCGCCAATCGAACCCTTTTCGTTGTGCTTGCCGCAGACGATGATGTAGAAGAGGGTCGCGCCTTTATCCCGCAAATTCAACAGCGCAGCAACCGCGCCAAAATCATTCGCCTCGACCCACGCGCAACCGCCGATGAATATCGCGTTGCAATCGACGAAGCGATGAAGGCTGAAAATGTCATCATTGCGCCTTTCGTTAAACGCGCGGCTTCCAAAGGTACGGTGGCGCTCCCGGAAACTCAGGCACATTTCGTGCGCCGCATGATTGACCTCGCGAAACCGGTTGCGGTCATCGCCTTCGGCAGCCCTTATTTGATTCGCCAGTTTCCCAATGCGCCGGTCTATCTGGTGACCTATGCCATCGAAGAGAATGTGCAAATCGCCGCTGCCCGCGCATTGTTTGGTGAAACCGCGATCAAAGGACATTTGCCCGTAAGTATTCCCAATCTCTTTGAACACGGCGCAGGCTTAGAAGTTGGGGTTAAGAAATCCACCGCAGCGAATTAG